The following are encoded in a window of Pseudomonadota bacterium genomic DNA:
- a CDS encoding DUF3379 family protein, giving the protein MNCLEFRKQFGADPACQDQQLLAHRQACPACARFAARVQDFDRRLVLALRVPFIADHGVDRGGSYPVPAQGREWIGLAASLVLGLGVGLLSWWSAPHGDIAQDLLAHLRHEQISLVSTDERVPYQRLEAVLRRSRMTMPDGVARVSYARSCIFRGRLVPHLVVQGEKGPVTVMILPDLEVAGPTSFSEQGFFGTILPAAVGSIAIIGGEERDLEEVSEPIVQSLRWDI; this is encoded by the coding sequence ATGAATTGCCTGGAATTTCGCAAACAGTTTGGCGCTGACCCCGCCTGCCAGGACCAGCAATTGCTGGCGCACCGGCAGGCTTGTCCGGCATGCGCCCGTTTTGCGGCTCGAGTTCAGGATTTTGACCGCAGGCTGGTCCTGGCGCTGCGTGTCCCGTTCATTGCGGATCACGGAGTGGATCGCGGAGGTTCCTACCCGGTGCCCGCCCAGGGCCGGGAGTGGATCGGACTTGCCGCGAGCCTGGTCCTAGGACTGGGCGTGGGGCTGTTAAGCTGGTGGAGCGCGCCGCATGGCGACATTGCACAGGATTTGCTTGCTCATCTGCGGCATGAGCAGATCTCCCTGGTGTCTACCGATGAACGCGTGCCGTATCAACGGCTGGAGGCGGTACTTCGAAGGTCGAGGATGACGATGCCTGATGGTGTAGCCAGGGTTTCCTATGCGCGTAGCTGCATTTTCCGAGGCCGGCTGGTACCCCACCTGGTGGTCCAGGGAGAGAAAGGACCGGTAACGGTGATGATATTGCCCGATCTGGAAGTCGCCGGGCCAACAAGTTTCTCGGAGCAAGGCTTTTTCGGAACCATTTTGCCCGCGGCCGTAGGCAGTATTGCTATTATTGGCGGCGAGGAAAGAG
- a CDS encoding sigma-70 family RNA polymerase sigma factor, whose protein sequence is MKQENTEESRHRRFENMTRTHEGDLFRFAYWLCRDHSIAQDLVQETLLRAWRSFDSLRDESAARYWLITILRRENARMYERKRHPTQDIDDLTPAEKGLIANTPDTDLADLREAMSRLEPGYREPLVLQVLMGFSTQEIAGLMEIKQGAVLTRLYRARKMLMKSFEE, encoded by the coding sequence ATGAAGCAGGAAAATACCGAGGAATCCAGACACCGCAGATTTGAGAACATGACGCGAACCCACGAGGGGGACCTGTTCCGATTTGCTTACTGGCTTTGCCGTGATCATTCGATCGCCCAGGACCTGGTCCAGGAGACCTTGCTGAGGGCATGGCGCTCTTTCGACAGCCTCAGGGACGAATCGGCAGCCCGCTACTGGCTGATCACCATTTTGCGGCGGGAAAATGCCAGGATGTATGAAAGGAAGCGGCATCCCACTCAGGATATCGATGATTTGACACCGGCTGAAAAGGGATTGATCGCGAATACGCCGGATACGGATCTGGCAGACCTCAGGGAGGCGATGAGCAGACTCGAGCCCGGTTATCGCGAACCCCTGGTTTTGCAGGTTTTGATGGGATTCAGCACGCAAGAGATCGCCGGGCTGATGGAAATCAAACAAGGCGCGGTGCTAACGAGGCTGTACCGGGCTCGCAAGATGCTGATGAAATCTTTTGAGGAATGA
- the hemB gene encoding porphobilinogen synthase, whose translation MASTIRGRFPGTRMRRMRRDDFSRRLMRECSLSSADLICPLFVTEGNKQSQPILSMPGVDRLSIDLAVEKSRELADLGVPAVVLFPVVENDGKSLDGKEASNPGGLVQRCIKALKVALPELGVITDVALDPYTTHGQDGVIDDYGYVVNDETVAILVRQALSHVEAGADVVSPSDMMDGRIGAIRQALEAEGHHTTKILAYSAKYASSFYGPFRDAVGSADNLAGGNKYTYQMDPANINEALREVALDLEEGADMVMVKPGMPYLDVVRRVKDEFGVPTFVYQVSGEYAMLKAASQAGWLDEESVVMETLLSFKRAGADGILTYYAGQAARWLNQ comes from the coding sequence ATGGCCAGTACAATCAGAGGCCGATTCCCCGGCACACGAATGCGACGGATGCGGCGAGATGATTTCAGCCGCCGGCTGATGCGCGAATGCTCACTGAGTTCTGCGGATCTGATTTGTCCGCTGTTTGTTACCGAAGGAAATAAACAGTCACAACCGATACTCTCGATGCCCGGCGTGGACCGTCTCAGTATCGATCTGGCAGTCGAAAAAAGCCGGGAACTGGCCGATCTCGGCGTACCGGCAGTGGTCCTGTTTCCGGTCGTCGAAAACGATGGCAAGAGTCTGGACGGCAAGGAGGCCAGCAATCCAGGCGGCCTGGTTCAGCGCTGCATCAAGGCATTGAAAGTTGCTCTCCCGGAGCTCGGGGTCATTACGGATGTAGCGCTCGATCCATACACTACGCACGGACAAGACGGCGTTATCGATGACTACGGTTACGTTGTCAACGATGAGACTGTGGCAATCCTGGTTCGCCAGGCACTGTCGCACGTAGAGGCCGGGGCCGACGTGGTATCGCCGTCCGACATGATGGACGGGCGGATAGGCGCAATCCGGCAGGCGCTCGAAGCCGAAGGCCATCACACGACAAAGATTCTTGCCTATTCGGCAAAATACGCATCGTCTTTTTATGGCCCCTTTCGCGATGCCGTGGGTTCGGCGGACAATCTTGCCGGTGGCAACAAGTACACCTACCAGATGGATCCGGCCAATATCAATGAAGCACTGCGCGAGGTCGCGCTTGATCTGGAAGAAGGCGCCGACATGGTTATGGTCAAGCCCGGAATGCCCTACCTGGACGTCGTTCGAAGGGTAAAGGACGAGTTTGGCGTGCCCACATTTGTCTACCAGGTAAGCGGTGAGTACGCGATGCTCAAAGCGGCGTCCCAGGCCGGCTGGCTGGATGAAGAATCAGTGGTTATGGAGACCCTGCTGTCGTTCAAAAGAGCTGGCGCGGACGGTATATTGACGTATTATGCCGGCCAGGCCGCACGCTGGCTCAACCAATAA
- a CDS encoding TIGR00153 family protein, producing the protein MANYLSGIFGSSPVAPLQQHMDIAYRCARQLIPLFEAVAKNDWASVEESRQIIRDLESEADEMKQEIRSSLPKSLFMPVPREDLLELLLVQDRVANRAKDVSGLVVGRKMELPEPIAELFIKFVRCSVAAAKQARKSVRELDELFETGFRGAEAKLVGSMVAELDRLESESDQLQTELRAGLFKLESELPPINVMFLYKIIDLTGEVADYAERVGRRLELLLAH; encoded by the coding sequence ATGGCAAATTACCTGTCGGGGATATTCGGTTCATCTCCGGTCGCGCCGTTGCAGCAACATATGGATATCGCCTACCGCTGCGCGAGACAATTGATACCGCTGTTCGAAGCGGTGGCCAAAAATGACTGGGCTTCCGTCGAGGAATCTCGCCAAATCATCCGCGACCTGGAAAGCGAAGCCGATGAAATGAAACAGGAAATTCGCTCCAGTCTGCCAAAAAGCCTGTTTATGCCGGTACCCAGGGAAGACCTGCTCGAATTGCTGCTGGTTCAGGACCGGGTTGCCAATCGCGCAAAGGACGTTTCGGGGCTGGTGGTCGGGCGAAAAATGGAGTTGCCCGAACCTATAGCGGAACTTTTCATCAAGTTTGTTCGCTGCAGCGTCGCTGCAGCCAAGCAAGCGCGCAAAAGCGTCCGTGAACTCGATGAGCTGTTTGAGACCGGCTTTCGCGGCGCCGAAGCCAAGCTGGTCGGGTCGATGGTCGCGGAACTCGACCGGCTCGAATCAGAGTCCGACCAGTTGCAGACCGAACTGCGCGCAGGACTTTTCAAACTTGAGTCCGAGCTGCCACCAATCAATGTGATGTTCCTGTACAAAATTATCGATCTGACCGGTGAAGTCGCCGATTATGCCGAGCGCGTGGGCCGGCGTCTCGAATTGCTGCTGGCGCATTAA
- a CDS encoding inorganic phosphate transporter has product MADMHIYIGLAAIFGLFMAWGIGANDVANAMATSVGSKALTIKQAIFVAAIFEFTGAVLAGGEVTSTIRKGIIDAASVSDSPELLIYGMLASLAAAGCWLSIASKMGWPVSTTHSIVGAIVGFAVVGLGIDAVHWGTIGQIVVSWVVTPMIAGFVAYLIYNSVQWLIIGRENPLERARRYVPVYIFLAGFTITLVTIFKGLKHAGLSLSTQQAYLVATVFGILIALIGKFFIDRIQVDEKADREFHFATVEKVFGVLMIVTACGMAFAHGSNDVANAVGPVAAVISIAKSGVVGQQSPLPLAVLVLGGIGIVVGLATFGRHVIATVGSKIIHLTPSRGFAAELAAASTIVMASGTGMPISTTQTLVGAILGVGMARGITAINLAVVSRIFISWVITIPAGAILAIIFFYILKAVL; this is encoded by the coding sequence ATGGCAGATATGCATATTTATATTGGCCTGGCGGCCATCTTTGGTTTGTTCATGGCCTGGGGAATCGGCGCAAACGATGTCGCAAATGCCATGGCGACATCGGTCGGATCCAAAGCGCTGACCATCAAGCAGGCAATTTTCGTCGCCGCCATTTTTGAATTTACCGGCGCCGTGCTGGCCGGCGGCGAAGTCACATCGACCATCCGCAAAGGCATTATCGATGCGGCCAGTGTATCGGATTCCCCAGAGTTATTGATTTACGGCATGCTGGCGTCCCTGGCGGCCGCCGGATGCTGGCTGTCGATTGCGTCAAAAATGGGCTGGCCGGTTTCCACAACCCATTCGATCGTTGGAGCGATCGTTGGTTTCGCGGTGGTCGGTTTAGGCATAGACGCCGTTCATTGGGGCACGATCGGCCAGATCGTAGTCAGCTGGGTTGTCACGCCCATGATCGCAGGCTTTGTTGCCTACTTGATCTACAACAGTGTTCAATGGCTGATTATTGGACGGGAAAACCCGCTGGAAAGAGCGCGCCGCTATGTTCCCGTGTACATATTTCTGGCGGGTTTCACGATTACGCTGGTCACGATTTTCAAAGGCCTGAAACACGCCGGCCTGTCGCTGAGTACGCAACAGGCCTACTTGGTGGCGACCGTCTTCGGCATTCTTATTGCGCTCATCGGTAAGTTTTTCATCGACCGGATCCAGGTCGACGAGAAAGCAGATCGCGAGTTCCACTTCGCAACGGTCGAAAAAGTATTCGGTGTCCTCATGATCGTTACGGCCTGCGGGATGGCTTTTGCCCATGGATCGAATGACGTGGCCAACGCGGTCGGGCCGGTTGCCGCCGTTATCAGCATCGCCAAGTCCGGCGTCGTCGGGCAGCAATCCCCATTGCCGTTGGCAGTCTTGGTTCTCGGTGGTATCGGAATCGTTGTCGGCCTGGCAACTTTCGGAAGACACGTCATCGCAACCGTCGGCAGTAAAATAATCCATCTCACCCCAAGCCGCGGTTTTGCCGCAGAGCTTGCCGCTGCGTCCACTATTGTCATGGCCTCCGGCACCGGAATGCCCATATCGACGACCCAGACCCTCGTTGGCGCGATCCTTGGCGTCGGGATGGCCCGCGGTATTACTGCGATCAATCTCGCGGTGGTGAGCCGGATATTCATATCCTGGGTAATCACGATTCCTGCTGGCGCGATTCTGGCGATTATTTTCTTCTACATACTGAAGGCTGTATTGTAA
- the aroE gene encoding shikimate dehydrogenase, with the protein MENESETDQYGVMGHPVAHSMSPFIHGVFARQTDQKISYRLLDVIPEKFAAEVRKFAAQGGKGLNITVPHKVAAFEITETNTRRAEAARSANTLVLGEDGEILADNTDGAGLVTDLVENLNFKLEDRRILILGAGGAVRGLLGPVIAQNPKLVVIANRTPNNALELVDELGISSFVETTGLDELTDNTFHLIINGTSANLFDKRPPISADLFTRHTLCYDLNYGRQETPFTRWAAQNGARATMGWGMLVEQAAESFYMWRGVKPNTIPVLQSLLKRP; encoded by the coding sequence ATGGAAAACGAGAGCGAGACAGACCAATATGGCGTAATGGGTCACCCGGTGGCTCACAGCATGTCACCGTTCATCCATGGTGTTTTTGCCAGACAGACGGACCAGAAGATTTCCTATCGGCTGCTTGATGTCATACCGGAGAAATTCGCAGCCGAAGTCAGAAAATTCGCTGCCCAGGGCGGTAAGGGGCTCAATATTACGGTCCCACACAAGGTCGCGGCTTTCGAAATTACCGAAACCAATACGCGCCGTGCAGAAGCCGCACGCTCCGCCAACACCCTGGTGCTGGGCGAGGATGGAGAAATCCTGGCAGACAATACCGATGGCGCCGGTCTCGTTACCGACCTGGTTGAGAATCTCAATTTCAAACTGGAAGACCGCCGGATCCTGATTCTGGGTGCCGGCGGTGCGGTAAGGGGCTTGCTTGGGCCTGTTATCGCGCAGAATCCGAAACTGGTAGTGATTGCCAACCGTACGCCGAACAACGCCCTCGAATTGGTTGACGAACTCGGGATATCCAGCTTTGTTGAGACCACCGGTCTGGACGAATTAACCGACAATACTTTTCATCTGATTATCAACGGAACCTCCGCCAATCTTTTTGACAAGCGACCACCAATATCGGCCGACCTGTTTACCCGGCATACCCTTTGTTATGACCTTAATTACGGCAGACAAGAAACGCCGTTTACGCGCTGGGCGGCACAAAACGGGGCCCGCGCCACGATGGGCTGGGGTATGCTGGTGGAACAGGCTGCGGAATCTTTCTATATGTGGCGAGGCGTAAAACCGAACACTATCCCGGTCCTCCAATCCCTGCTCAAACGACCCTGA